The following coding sequences lie in one Rutidosis leptorrhynchoides isolate AG116_Rl617_1_P2 chromosome 4, CSIRO_AGI_Rlap_v1, whole genome shotgun sequence genomic window:
- the LOC139843281 gene encoding succinate dehydrogenase assembly factor 2, mitochondrial-like, translating into MAHLRRTVLFGISRFLNSTVAPARVHVSTSSNGVVQFQSVNWPCVSSFSRLYSSNSGVELPDFDLSNEESKRQMVNRLVYRSKQRGFLELDLVLGSWVENHIESLDVKGIKALVEVLNLENPDLWKWLTGQEQPPEAIDTNPVFTEVRGKVMNNLESYASPQTRATPGQSWVRGWDDFKKGRDSPIVGNQ; encoded by the exons ATGGCGCATTTGAGAAGAACCGTGTTATTTGGCATTTCCCGTTTTCTTAATTCAACAGTAGCTCCTGCTAGGGTACACGTCAGCACATCGTCAAACGGCGTCGTTCAATTTCAATCTGTCAACTG GCCTTGTGTTAGCTCATTCTCTCGTTTATATTCTTCGAATAGTGGTGTTGAATTGCCAGATTTTGATCTGTCTAATGAAGAAAGTAAGCGGCAAATGGTGAACAG ACTGGTCTATAGGAGCAAACAAAGGGGGTTTCTTGAGCTGGACTTAGTTTTGGGAAGTTGGGTGGAGAATCACATTGAATCTTTGGATGTGAAGGGCATCAAAGCACTCGTTGAAGTCCTTAACCTG GAAAATCCAGATTTATGGAAATGGTTAACCGGTCAGGAGCAACCTCCTGAAGCTATTGACACAAATCCG GTATTTACCGAGGTGCGGGGTAAGGTAATGAACAACCTCGAGAGCTATGCGTCTCCACAAACGAGGGCTACACCTGGGCAGTCGTGGGTAAGGGGATGGGATGATTTCAAGAAAGGCCGTGATAGTCCTATTGTTGGTAATCAGTAG